AATTTCACCTTTTGTCTGTAACCTCATCATCGTTCACCTTGCTTCCTTTACCAGAGACTTCTCTCGCCGAATTTTTTGCTTACATAGTTCGCCCCTACAATAAGTCCCATACCAATCAATGACTGAAAAAGTCCCAGGGCAGTTGTAAAGCTGTATTTAAATTGGCCCAAACCAATCCGGTACACATAAGTTCCGATAACATCTCCAACACTGTAAACGAAAGGACTGTAGAACATCAGCACTTGCTCCAAATCATTCCCGAGCGCCGCTCCAATTCTCAGCATGATAATAAATACGATCACGCTACGTATCCCCGGCAGTGTGACATGCCAAATTTGTCTGAACTTGCCGGCGCCATCCATTTTGGCTGCTTCGTACAATTGGGGGTCAACAGCAAGAATAGCTGACAAATAAATAATGGATGACCATCCCGTTTCTTTCCAGGCTGCCGATGCCACGAGCACACTGCGGAAAAAACGTTCGTCCGCAATCATCATGATGTTGCTCATGCCGAGCATCGCGAAGACATCTTTCAATATCCCAGTCAGCGGAGACAACACGTTGATGAAAATCGCGCTAATAATTACCCACGACAAGAAGTGCGGCAAATAAGTAATTGTTTGTGTAACTCGTTTAAACATCAGGTTGCGGGCTTCATTAATCATTAGCGCCAGCATGATGGGCAGCGGGAATTGAAAGACTAGCTTATAAAAATTAATGAGCAGCGTATTTCCCAGCACCGTATAAAACTTCGAATCGTTAAATAGTTCCTCAAAATACTTGAACCCAGCCCATGGGCTTCCCCACACTCCGTCAAACAGATTGAATTCCTTGAAAGCGATTAAAATTCCATACATGGGCAAGAATTTAAAAATAATCAGCGCAAGGACACCCGGCAACAATAACAGATACAGATCGTAATCCCGCTTCATATCGAACAGCCAATTCCTTCGCTCAGAGGGAGTTCTTACTCTGACGTTGTTTATCTTCTCAACTTTCGGCATCGTTCAACTTTCCTTTCATTCAACCTCATTATGTAATCGTTATCATTGGTATATTCTTATTATAAGATGGGATGATGTGTACGAAAACGGGATAAGGCTATGATTTGGTGTCTATTATTACGCTAAATGGGCGCTCCTCTCTCTGGACCGGTAGCAACGAGAGTTAAATTAATGAAGTTCCTTCTGTAGCTAGGCGGCGGAAAATTGGCTTGTTGAGTGAATAAGAGCCTTTGGAGACTTCTACCCGCGCGAAAAGTGACTGTTTTGGCGGAATAAGAGCCTCTGGAGGCTCTTATCTGTGGCTGCGGCGGCTTTCGAAAAAGCAAAACGGAGATGCGCATCAAAGCGCAATCTCCGTCTCTTAATTAGTGGTTAACCTGTATGGTCATCGTTTCGCTGGATGTCGCTCCCGCATCATTAACAAACTCGGCCCTGTACGTGTAAGTACCTGCTGCTCGGTTCGATAAATTCGTCAATGCCGATTGGGCCGACGGTGTATGAGCGGTCAGTATTTGCGTATCGATCAATACTGCGTTCTCATACAACCGATAAATGGTTCCATTCGTTCCCCACCACATGTTCATGCTCACCTTGAAATTGCCGTCTCCATCCCAATTGTCATTGGACAGAACTGGTTTGCCAGGGTCAGCCTGCATAACCGTAACGACAAGCGTGTCGCTTGTGGTGGTTCCGAAGGCATTGATAAGCTGCGTATAATACCGATATGTCCCATTTTTCCTGCCGCTAATTGGAGTCGCAACCGTTTGGGCATTCGGACTATTATCTGCTAGGATCCTGGAATCGATGAGCACATCATTCTCATACAGATGATATATTCTGGCATTGTTTCCATACCATATATTCGTAGTAACCACATATTGACCATCCAATATACCATTATCATAGCCATTGTCACTGGATAGGGCCGGTTTGACCGCAGGGGCTGTGCTTTTCGATACAATTGTGTTTACAGTTGCGGTCGCCGTACCTGGATTGCCAGCAGCATCAACAAATTCGAAGACAAAGCTGTCGTTCCAGTAAAATATATGACGATTCGATCCGCCATTATTCGTAATGGTTACGGGCTCGCTCGCAGTGAGCGTTGCCTGCACCGCCTCATTTGCACCGCCATATACCGCATATGCCACGGTTCCTGTTGGCTGGATTTGATCAATATTGCTTACTGTATAGTTGCTTACTGGAGACACATTACCTAAGGCATCGCTGCTTCTTGCATAAACAGCCGTATTGTCAGATACAACAATCGGGGATACATAAGCCGACCATGCGCCATTAGCGCCGAGCTTGTATTCTCGAAGGGTCACGTCCGCTGGATAAACGACGGTAACCGTCACACTTTGGTTGGTTGGGTTCGTCACATCCGCATGAAAAGTGGCTGGCGCTATGTCACGTGTGACCGGTCCTGATCTTACAAACTTAACACCATCCGCCAACATAAAATTGCCTACAGTAAAGCTATTCGTGATGCTCAACTTGCCATCCGTGCCGAAATTAAACGGAAAGCTGCCGATTTGGAACCATTTGCCGCCATTGAGCGATTGATTAACCATGACGACATCTGTGCCTGCAGCATGTTGGATCGTATATGGGGCAAAGGCTGCATTGTTGACCGGATGTTGATAAACATAAACATCGTACATGCCACCCAGTGGAATTGTTGGCGTATAGATAACGCTGGCATTGCCAGCCTTGGATGTGTTTAATGCATAGTTGCCTTTACTTGCCTCAGTACTTATTCGCGTATTGTCCCACGTTGTTCCTGTGAACGCTACACCAGTTGCATCCGAATTATCCATTTGGATGGTTACATTTTCCGGTACCAAATTGAAAGCAATATCATCAAACAAAACATTTCCAACACCAGACAGAATTCCGATGTTGACGGTTATATTCATCGGATGTGTGACTACGATCGAGTTCGTATACGCTGCATATTGATCGGTCAGGGTAACCGGGGCTAGTTGATGATCGTTCTGTCCATCCCAAATGTTCAGCTCAGGCTTAACGTCAGCGCCACCGCTCAACTTCTTGATGCGGGCAGACAACACATAATTACCCGGCTCTGTGATAGCAAAAGATTGATACATATACGTCCTGTTGCCTGGCGCACCTGTAGAATTGAATTCTGCTGCCTTCTGCCCCAGATACGGACTTGTTTGGTTCACATAGGCGTTCGTCCCATAAACACCAACATTCCAGCCCATCTGCCAGTCATTCATCGCAACTGCCGCAGGTCCTCCTGTTGGATCCCCGGATACTTTCTCGAAGCTGCCATTTTTAATAAAGGTTAGCGCTCCATCGCCAACAACGCTTTTGATAACCAATGGCTCGCTGCTGATAATAAATACCGTATTCGTCTTATCGATTTGCCCGACGCCATCGACCATCTCAACGGCAACTGAATTACCGTAGTTGTCTTCGACACGACTAATTTTATTCGCATTTTGAATCGCGATATGCAAGGTTGTAGAATCTGAAGATAGAATGCTCAGATAGCTTCCATCCGTGCGCTGCATATAATGCTTCGCAGGCAGCAATGCTGCTCCTGTGAATCCGGCGTATGAACCTATATAATGATCTACCTTACGAATATGATGATTCATCAGCGCTGTAGTTTGGAATACTTCCGTAGGCGATAAGGAATGCCTTGTCAGAAAAGCATCTTCCGCTGGCGTACCCATGTCAAAGTACTTGTCAAAGCCCGCTGAGATGAAGTCTGTATACTTCTGCACGACGTCATAAATACGCCAGGAGGTCACTATGTTGTTCAATGGATAGACCTCACCTTGCCAAAGCTTTAGCTCCGGACGTGCCTGCTTGGCTAGTGAATACGCTGCAAGCACATCCGTGATTCCAGCAATACCCAAATAACCGTGAATCACATAAATATCGTAATATTGATTATAAGGCGGTTTCAAAGCGTCAATCGCCATTTGACGGTCTGACGTTGGTGGCGTTGCGAAGCCGCTGGTTGTCACATATAAGGCCAAGTCATTTCCTGTTTCTGCCTTATACTCAGCCTTCACCCTCTGTGCTTGCTCGTAAGCGAGTCGCAGCATCTGGAAGTATTCTTCCTTCGTACCCGAATGTGTCGCTGCAATGAACGGTGGATGGAAGTTCGCCTCATTAACAACTTCATAATACTTCACTTTGCCCGCATAACGCTTCATCGTTTGATACACGTAATTCGACCAATCCTCGCCTGTGCCAAGAACCCCGTTCTTCATTTGAATATCCTTGGGAATCCAGCGTTCTGCCCGGTATTGGTAATCGCTCTTATACCCTTCCGCTGGAACTTCACTCGCTGCAACCCGTGACGAAGCCCAATCGGACGGA
Above is a genomic segment from Paenibacillus sp. HWE-109 containing:
- a CDS encoding ABC transporter permease, translated to MPKVEKINNVRVRTPSERRNWLFDMKRDYDLYLLLLPGVLALIIFKFLPMYGILIAFKEFNLFDGVWGSPWAGFKYFEELFNDSKFYTVLGNTLLINFYKLVFQFPLPIMLALMINEARNLMFKRVTQTITYLPHFLSWVIISAIFINVLSPLTGILKDVFAMLGMSNIMMIADERFFRSVLVASAAWKETGWSSIIYLSAILAVDPQLYEAAKMDGAGKFRQIWHVTLPGIRSVIVFIIMLRIGAALGNDLEQVLMFYSPFVYSVGDVIGTYVYRIGLGQFKYSFTTALGLFQSLIGMGLIVGANYVSKKFGERSLW
- a CDS encoding golvesin C-terminal-like domain-containing protein translates to MVRLRITAASKRRLKTSVIRGIVLMMLLLSCLPAPFAAAAISGDTLVPGEVGVILDDRDSGVIRSGLFVDVTGWGGAYNNGFSYANLNRTTPQRIKFAPIIPQDGLYDFYVRKPGGKSYVGNVPYTIHHEDGTSVVNLALSADNKEEWVKLNAQAYPFKAGGTYSIVAAGDGYLTFPPLPTGNTGFAIDGIKLIRTANLPNPNQDAVEAEKLKYETNAWIGASTTVASSVYASVMKLKSGQVPGSGVLVSAVVPPTSTYLLGTASDVVLKAQNTSHTNAVENVTLTFVKGNASTTLNVAVTIEGQPFVDNANFTNTATWYRDYAPGIFNPSEGTIELTARIDKPYKEFGNDWDFLFRLVPAQSGPGNTLINAHIPPPGAKPTGANPTYEQPLIFTVRNGDGAKGASAFAQPGQLNYVQGVPFNLAFTWKMGAGGYVAISQDGVEISRTATTVPAVMENFLPFEFMVERGAPYNISNVKISTKALASSELETNKAAFTQSVNTALIAKTALGQPIQANKFVTPWHTSSQYSVVKPAFRSEKEVFLANEAAVYPIMSVNYGTAAKTYTVKIQAKDPYNNIAFTEEKSVVVPADGVYRAEDLTLPQLNSLVGFWYLETTISSSELDVMTYKSAISKVPVNDTQLTDGKYANYYGQHTSYSYSMLPWKKINTSTERAWEDARAFMWFKIEPEKGQFSWAQTDGYVQDVTEANMDVLAVLGYPSDWASSRVAASEVPAEGYKSDYQYRAERWIPKDIQMKNGVLGTGEDWSNYVYQTMKRYAGKVKYYEVVNEANFHPPFIAATHSGTKEEYFQMLRLAYEQAQRVKAEYKAETGNDLALYVTTSGFATPPTSDRQMAIDALKPPYNQYYDIYVIHGYLGIAGITDVLAAYSLAKQARPELKLWQGEVYPLNNIVTSWRIYDVVQKYTDFISAGFDKYFDMGTPAEDAFLTRHSLSPTEVFQTTALMNHHIRKVDHYIGSYAGFTGAALLPAKHYMQRTDGSYLSILSSDSTTLHIAIQNANKISRVEDNYGNSVAVEMVDGVGQIDKTNTVFIISSEPLVIKSVVGDGALTFIKNGSFEKVSGDPTGGPAAVAMNDWQMGWNVGVYGTNAYVNQTSPYLGQKAAEFNSTGAPGNRTYMYQSFAITEPGNYVLSARIKKLSGGADVKPELNIWDGQNDHQLAPVTLTDQYAAYTNSIVVTHPMNITVNIGILSGVGNVLFDDIAFNLVPENVTIQMDNSDATGVAFTGTTWDNTRISTEASKGNYALNTSKAGNASVIYTPTIPLGGMYDVYVYQHPVNNAAFAPYTIQHAAGTDVVMVNQSLNGGKWFQIGSFPFNFGTDGKLSITNSFTVGNFMLADGVKFVRSGPVTRDIAPATFHADVTNPTNQSVTVTVVYPADVTLREYKLGANGAWSAYVSPIVVSDNTAVYARSSDALGNVSPVSNYTVSNIDQIQPTGTVAYAVYGGANEAVQATLTASEPVTITNNGGSNRHIFYWNDSFVFEFVDAAGNPGTATATVNTIVSKSTAPAVKPALSSDNGYDNGILDGQYVVTTNIWYGNNARIYHLYENDVLIDSRILADNSPNAQTVATPISGRKNGTYRYYTQLINAFGTTTSDTLVVTVMQADPGKPVLSNDNWDGDGNFKVSMNMWWGTNGTIYRLYENAVLIDTQILTAHTPSAQSALTNLSNRAAGTYTYRAEFVNDAGATSSETMTIQVNH